A segment of the Ipomoea triloba cultivar NCNSP0323 chromosome 1, ASM357664v1 genome:
AGAAGTAAGAACTACACTGAATGAGATGTTCATAGGCACTTGAATCGATAACTCATGGTCCGTTAAGGCTAAATTGGGATACAAGGACTGTATGAGATCCTCTAGTGTAGGCTATAGAAGTGACACCAGAAGCCTTGGCGCTGGCTTTAAATCAAGCAAACTATTCATATTAGCAACGAAAATGGTTCGGAAATTTTTTTCTCCGGATTGAGGTTGAGCAATACTAACTTGTATAAGCACTGAtttgggttgttatgccgtggacccaggtccaccttgtaaggtgaacctgggtctacattcacatacattatactctacatccacaatttgtaaactccacattcacacattacaggattatatgtttagtaactatattaccactgttatgtatttacacattcaaaactctatattcacaagtcctatactccatattcacaagttgagaactccacattcacacattacagagctacaagttgctagaacttcttaactctattacagatttacacatgcataactctacattcactatttgtatactccatattcacaatttgaaaccttcacattcacacatttctgggcaactctacattcacacaatcataaatctacattcacgatttctatatacactttgaaacctctacattcacacatttttggacaactctatattcagcaatatgtttactaaaataaaaaaaaaaaaaagagacaaaaacgacgtagttttggacccaggtcaaccttgcaaggtggacccgggtccacagcataatttgtgtttcaatattttcttttacccattatccattttgatagtataatatatcaatttttttcattttattgtgaAGAACACGAATTTACTTTGACCTGACTCAAATCGAGAGTAAActctacatatatttgtaccacaaaataacccctcaaaatatcatttttgcTAAAATATTCTAACAATCAAAATATAGAGAAGTAGCatttatgcatgtatgtatgtaaaacttatatgtaaaaataatattttctttaggATATAGTCATTGTTACATATCTTATAAATGATTTtcatatgcaatttttttttagtaattaatgCATAAAGTTGTCAATGCACAGCTACTTGTTAACATCCAAATAATTGTGAGAATGTTGGAGGTAATTTAAATGACACACGAAACTTCAATCATGTCAAATCAAACTGACATATAGTATGCTTTTACCATaacattcaataataataataattattattattattattattataatcctTGTTATGCTGTCCGTACTGACTTAACTCACTAGTTCAGTAAACAATATTTGAGATAAGAAATCAATGTTTGTAATTTGGCAGCCGCAGTGTGGGAATTATACTTAAAGGGCAGATCCCTTGTGTGCATCGGCATTTAGTCCTGTCTGCTGAGTCAttgagttaccgtgatttacatcctcccaaataCTTTGTTAGGTCAAGGTGTCGGGAGCCCTTGGGGTTGGTGATTCAACATTTTGAGTGAAGAATAATCCTTGTTATGGTAATGTAGTAATGTTCACTAGCTAgcacatcatcatcataattgtGTATTGCATTTAATTGTGTATGTGCCCACAGCCCATATTTCTTGAGCCTCTTTCCAACTTTGCGAAAGTGAAGAGAAACCCAACTTAGCTGCCAGCCATATCACCATCATGAACACCAAATTGGTGCCCAACCAGTGAGAATAAAGAGGCACAGAGGCTGCTGCTTATTAGCTTCATTAAACCAACAAATTCCATCACACACAATTATACCCTCATTATTCTCATCTCTGATCTTCATTAAATCTTTGTCCTTCCACCAAAACTTCTTCAACTCTGATCTGCCATTTCCCTATCTACCCAGATAGACTTCATACACAGATCGAGAAAGCTAAGCATATATAGTGGCAGTTAGTTTCTCTCTTGATCTAACTGCCACCCCTTATTAGCTGCTGCCATGGTGAGTAGTTCAGCTGAATTGAaggaataaaaattaattttatcgATTTgattccattatatatattatatggtttTGTGTTGTTCACAGGAGGAAAATACTAAGCCAGACTATAATTCCATCAGTGGATGGAAAGTAAAAGGGAAAGGTGGTTTTAGAGCTTCTTGTTTCATATATGGTAAGTCAAATCCTTAAAAACTCAGAGTTACGTTAATATAATGTTATCAATGAACCTCTGTCTCAGAGGTGaggtttgaaaaaaatattgtttttgggtgtgtggtgagAAGATTTTTATATGGCTCAAAACTCCTGTTTTAGTTTGTAGAATAAAGTATGGAAGAAGCTAAGGTAATTAAGGGGGTAATGAATATGTGAAAGTAAAAAAGTGATAGATTCTGTTTATAGTTGGATAGATGTTATTGTATTCATTCATAATTCATTTATCCTTTTATGTATATGCAGGTTTTGGGGCAATGGACAACATGGGGTTTGTAGCAAACATGGTTAGCATGGTGCTGTACTTCATGCTGAAGATGCATTTTGACCTCTCTGGCTCAGCCAACACACTCACAAACTTCATGGGCTCAAGTTTCTTGCTCTCTATTGTTGGTGGCCTCATTTCTGACACTTTGCTCACCAGATTCCACACATGTCTCATATTTGGAATGCTTGAGATACTGGTGCGTGCAGTGGGTATACTAattaatcaatatattatattgcaatCATATATGTTAAGGTCAAGTTCAAGCCCTTCACCGGCCCTTCCAGTCGTAACCACTTATTAGGATTAAAATGCTTACGattatgccaaaagttatagctcaaAACAATTCAAAAGTGGCACTTACCATTATACCAAAAGCTATAGTTCATAGCAAAAtcataactttatttccttgtatATACCGCCACTTTTTTGTAGAAATAGGGTGTTGGATTTGTCCTTTTACcagcctccacccaacaatccctTAAGCGTCCATTGCTGGACTCAGCCAACGATCCACCCAACAATCCCTTAACTGCCCATTGCTAGACTTGCCCCTTCACCGGCATCCGCCAATGATCACCTACTTATCAATTGTTGGACTTGACCAGGCCTTTACCAGCGTCCACCTAGCAATCTCCTAATAACCACCAATTACTGGACTTAACCCTTCACCAACATCTGCCCAACAATCCTCTAACCATCAATTGCTAGACTTGACCATTCACCTATCTTTGCCCAACAATATCCTAACCACCAGTTGTTGCTCTTGACCTATCACCTGTCTCTGCCCAACAATATATGTGTGATCTCGATCTCGCTCTTTCactaatacatacatatactatgtatatataataattatgtatGGTGTAGGGATTGATATTGATGACAATTCAAGCAAGGTTCGAGAGTTTACAAGCGGAGGCATGTGGGAAGTCAAGCTGTGTAGAGGGGGGCATAGCCCTACTATTTTATGTATCACTTTGTGTGCTGGCACTGGGGACCGGTGGGGTTAGGGGTGCTCTACCAGCTTTGGGTGCTGACCAGTTTGATCAAAAGGATCCCACGGAATCCAAAGCCCTTGGGAGCTACTTCAACTACATGTTGCTAACCAGCACAACTGGGGCAGCTTTTGGAGTCACCCTTGTTGTTTGGGTCAGCACTAATAAAGGTTGGTGGTTGGGTTTTCTCATCTCTACAATCGGAACCATCTTTGGCTTCGTCTTCCTCGCTGCTGGTTGCCCTTTCTATCGCCTTCAATCGCCGGGCGATTCCCCCATCTTAAGAATAATTCAGGTACTGAAAAATTGGATTTTCCATCCTTCAGTTATACCTGCAGTACAAATTTAAATTAGTCCCTGATTGAGTTATATTTGTGACTATTTTTAAGTTATGCACAAAATGGCGATTTTAGAAGTTCGGAAACTATTTCTACTACCAATTTGTCATTTAATAAAGTGGCTGATTTAGTCCTTCAAAGACTAAAATCGTCGCTCCATGCATAActcattaatatataattataaaaaaagagTACATTTGATTTTTCCTTCTATAATCATTACGGGGCAATCCCAGTCAAGATGATCAAGTTGTTTGCTTAGTAATTACAAGATTACAAGTACGATTCCCAGCTGGAACGCCCTATTCTTCTTGGGCAACTTTTCTAACAGGATTTACTGACTGTGGGTTTTCTTCAtcactcaaaaagaaaaaaaaaagtttttgttGTACAAAAAAGTTTAAAGGGGTATATAAAAGTTAGTTGTGATAATATAAAGAAAGAGAGGAGTAGAGCCAATAATAATAGATATTGGGGTGGATTTTTGCAGGTTATTGTTGTGTCCATAAAAAATCGAAAGTTGAAATTACCAGAAAATCCAAGCACTGAATTGTATGAAGTGAACGATAAAGGAACAGTCTCTACAGAAACAAAAGTTGCTCACACTGACCAATTCAGGTGATGATTGCTTTTCTTGTATGCACATTCTTATCCCATACTTATTGgctttatttcaaattttaaaatccttatttttttttttttggaaacgaattttttttaaattctcaaAGTCTTTAAGTTGCATGAAGTTTGGTGGTACGGGTCCATTTGCTAAAAGTTTGAGACTCATGTATAGTTGTACATGTACTGCACACCAGCAGTGCACTGCGgtaaattttattgtggatcgTGATCTATGATGTGTAGATCATGCATTAAAacacatttataaaaataataaactttatgcatacaaataatgaattttatgcatataaatAGTGAACTTAGATTTattgaatatcaaaattttaagtaaaaTGTGACGAATAAGCCTAACTATGCTCTACAAATAATGAATCTCATGTATATCATAAATGAGCCTAGAATATACATGCCTAAATATTCAATATCCAACCAGTTTGTACATGCTCaaataaataatgaaccttATGCACACAAGTAATGAACTCTTAACTTGTTTTCATAAATTGTACGCCCCCACTGGGGATTGAACTTGTGACACCTCTCAAATTGAAAGAGTTATAGCTATGTCGCTTGACCCAAGGTCTGTTTAATGTaccttatatataaaaataatgtatcataTGCCTAATTCACACAACTAGCTATATGTATGGACCATAATCCACCTAATTAATAAGCATTGTTGCAGTGCACTTGCAGCATAGtatttaatgtaatttaatgcatcattttccaaatttcatgtatgtattttaatgtaaaatggattgttttctttttgagaCTGCAGGTTCTTAGACAAGGCTGCAATTCCTCCAAAAAACAGTGAGCCAACCCCATGGACAGTTTGCACTGTGACACAAGTTGAAGAAGTCAAAGTCCTAACAAGAATGTTACCTATTATAGGCAGCACCATAATAATGAACACTTGCCTAGCCCAACTCCAAACCTTTTCAGTCCAACAAGGCTACAGAATGAACCGTTTGCTGGGGTCCTTTGAGGTCCCCTCCTCATCAGTTCCAGTAATCCCTTTGATCTTCATGGTCATCCTCATCCCCCTATACGACCGCGTTTTCGTCCCGTTCGCGGCAAAACTCACCGGCCGACCCTCGGGCGTCACACAGCTGCAACGTGTCGGGGTCGGCCTAGTCCTCTCGGCCGTGTCGATGGCCGTGGCCGCGATGGTGGAGGTCAAGAGGAAACAGCATTCCCTTGGGAACCCATTGAAGCCCATCCATGTGATGTGGCTTGCATTTCAGTATGGGATTTTTGGGGTTGCTGATATGTTCACACTTGTGGGGTTGCTAGAGTTTTATTACAAGGAGGCCCCAGCTGGGATGAGGTCATTGTCCACTTCTTTCACTTGGATCTCACTCTCTTTTGGCTACTTTTTGAGCAGTGCATTTGTGGGTCTTATCAATGCCATTACCAAAGCCCTAGCCCCTAGCAAGAAAGGCTGGCTAGAGGGCCAAGATTTGGACAAGAACAATTTGGCACTTTTCTACTGGTTCTTAGCCATTCTCAGCTGTTTCAACTTTGCAAACTATCTTTATTGGGCATTGTGGTACAAATACAAATCCCCAAACAACCCAAACCCTAAACCATCATCCGATCCAGATACTTTGCCAAAATCACTCTCTCTAAGTAGGGTGCCATTCCTCAAGGCCTCTGGTGATGATAATCCATCTCAAAATATGGTTAAATCTCAATCTCAATCTACTCCCCAGTAATGGGAAAAGTTGAAGAAAGCCCAATCAGCTTCGTTGTGCCAATAAAAGCCCATGCTATTTTGTGGGCCTAGTGTTATATGCttattattaacatttttttttgttttgcttttttcttGAGTTCTTCTGGGGTTTATCATGCCTTTAATTTGTGTGTTTGATCTGCAATTTTTTGAGGGaagatttaattttgattatgtGTATTTAGATGCATGTCTACTAGTATAAAATACGAAACAGATGTTTGTTTCATTTAAGTTGTATAAGGTCGTTACATGTAAAATATTGAAGAATGTTTTCTAATGATACTAATTTCTTACAAAAAGGGTGAATTATATTCCATGGATGAATAAATGTACCTGTCTATTTTTAACTTTCATTATGTTATTTTAGTTAcgtttttcttttctcttttctttttcttggatAAACTCCATTCTTACATAAAAATACTCTACACTCCAGaattgaaaaaacaaattaatctTCAAGTAGTATACCCAAACCCTGATGAACACGGTTTCACCAATGCTTGGACAATCTAGATTAGTTTCCTTATTCACCTTACATACTCATATATCCCCGATCTAATATTGGATTTCTAGATGGTATGTTACAGTAGTCCATGATGTTGActtttacaaaacaaaattcaaaaaggCTCTAAGTGAGCTTGAATTTCTAaagaattatataaaatattaaaagcaCTGATTGAATATTGAATCAGATATGTAACTTATGTGGAGCAGAAAATacttttggaaaatatatgtgattgaaaattaataggattttatgaatttaaaaatacaagaataaaatcttaaaatgaaagaaaaatttaagagagattTAATAGTGGTTCAAAGGTTTGTGTAATACTTCTACACCATTATACTCCTATCTTTCAAGAGGGATTCACTATATCGACCATTTCGGTACAATACATAAATACACAATGAGCATGAGTTAGTGCTTTGAACAAAAAGTTAATACTAATCTTAAGATTTCACAATTCCTTTGTTACTTTCCTCTATTGACCATTGGTAGAGAAAAATGATACAGTTTTAATAATATTTCCTCCAACTAAGAGACTAAGAATAGATATTTGAAGTCCGTAAGGACAGCCCAAGTGATAAGAGTGTTCTACCTACAGCCGAGAGGTTGGAAGTTTGATCCTGAAATCCTTaggtttgagccgatcagctatgggtaacctaggttggtggctagggtcacagggcgagaagaaaacctcgttaaaagaagAATAGATATTTGAAGTTTAAATAGTCACTTTTTCAACTTGATAAGATTTTCAATGAGCAGCAAGAATGATGAGAACTTGATGATTGATGTTATTCAATATATCTTTTgtttctcatcatcatcaaaatgcATTTCAAGCTTATTTCACGAATCAAACATTGTGATCTAGTAGTATTAGTTGCACCCTTATATGGAAAGGGTGAGTTCGTGCATAAGTAGATgcgatattgattctttgtacttcagtaggttgagaaagaagtaatacttaaaaacaaaaacaaaaacaaaaaataaaaataaaaaatcaaacaaacaaacaaacaaaatttttgaGGACGGATCGTGGGATTCGTGGCGGTGTAATTGCTTTGCTTTGGAGGCCTTTGTGGTGGCGCACAAAACCACATCAATTATCTACTTTCTTCAtctcaaaaaacaaacaaataaataaataaattgaaccaTCTCCATCTCCAGGAGACAAAGATAGACACCCGTTGAAGAAAAATGGTTCCTTGAATCTTTCATACAAAAGAAGTTTTTGAAGTCCTTTTCACCCATCAATTATACATTCTTGAAAATGGCCAATCTTGAAAGAGATAGGTACTATTGCCTCACCAGTGCTATAATAAAGCAGTGAGATTTGTCGCTGTTGTAGAAGGTCACTTTCTTCAAAccattctttaatttcttgtgtAGTTGAATAGGAAGCCATATATAAAAGCTGTAAAACTTTGATTCTTAAGTGTTCAAAAATTAACTTGTCAAATTGCCACCTTAAGAATTTAGTCAAATAGACTGAGAAAACAATAAATTACAGAGAAAGAACAGAAAAAGAAAGGTTTCAACTTCcaatattataacaaaaagaagaagaatatctgGTAATGAAATTTTGTGCAAGGCATGCATATATACAGATTAAGAATATAGGAAGCCTATAGCTGGACACCTGTCAGTCTTAACTATACAATTTTTGCTCTGCTTGCTGGGACTCAGACTCGAACCGTAACCTGACTCTGATagtctgataccacttgttcgATTAAACGTTTACCAATACGCCAAAAAATTGTAGTTTGCAACGAAGGCACgcaactttaatttcttatactgccatcacattttcgaaaGGCAAGTGCTGGACTTGGTTCACCGTCCTTCACCTAACAATTCCTTACCCACCAATTGCTGGATTTGACCTGTTACTGGCCTCCGCCTCAAGAATAGCACACACAGCCGTTTAGATTTTGGCAAAATTTAGGATGAAATTTATGCTAGGAGAATTGGGTAGAAGCAGCAGAAGGTCTCTGAAAATGCTTACTAGCAGTACACAAGTTTGCAGCCTGCAAAGAAGGGTGCTGATTCTGAAGCCAAGTTGATGCAGTGGTACTGAAAGAACCTTCTTCTGTGACGGTGAATTGCGGTTCGGGTTGGCTTGGAATGGAGTTTCCTAGCAGATATTCAGACCATTTTATGTCTTCTGGATCAGTTAATTTTTCTGATTTTTCAGAGCCTGAGACTAACCATGGAAAGCCACTGCTGTTAAAGAAAACAGGGCTGC
Coding sequences within it:
- the LOC116028511 gene encoding protein NRT1/ PTR FAMILY 4.5-like, which translates into the protein MEENTKPDYNSISGWKVKGKGGFRASCFIYGFGAMDNMGFVANMVSMVLYFMLKMHFDLSGSANTLTNFMGSSFLLSIVGGLISDTLLTRFHTCLIFGMLEILGLILMTIQARFESLQAEACGKSSCVEGGIALLFYVSLCVLALGTGGVRGALPALGADQFDQKDPTESKALGSYFNYMLLTSTTGAAFGVTLVVWVSTNKGWWLGFLISTIGTIFGFVFLAAGCPFYRLQSPGDSPILRIIQVIVVSIKNRKLKLPENPSTELYEVNDKGTVSTETKVAHTDQFRFLDKAAIPPKNSEPTPWTVCTVTQVEEVKVLTRMLPIIGSTIIMNTCLAQLQTFSVQQGYRMNRLLGSFEVPSSSVPVIPLIFMVILIPLYDRVFVPFAAKLTGRPSGVTQLQRVGVGLVLSAVSMAVAAMVEVKRKQHSLGNPLKPIHVMWLAFQYGIFGVADMFTLVGLLEFYYKEAPAGMRSLSTSFTWISLSFGYFLSSAFVGLINAITKALAPSKKGWLEGQDLDKNNLALFYWFLAILSCFNFANYLYWALWYKYKSPNNPNPKPSSDPDTLPKSLSLSRVPFLKASGDDNPSQNMVKSQSQSTPQ